CGAGCAATATGAAGGGATCTCGCTGAAGCTGAATTGGGATATGCTGCGGCATCCGGGGGAAGCTGGCGGTGCAGAGTGGCTGCTAGCCTATGAGGGGGAGCTACTGACCGGATTCATCGGCCTGTACGGTATCGGCGGTGATATGGAGGTATGCGGCATGGTCCGGCCGGGCTACCGCCGCCGGGGGATCTTCAGTGGCCTCTGGAAGCAGGCAGAGACCATCATCCGGCAGGATAAAGTGAAGACACTGCTGCTTAACACCCCTGCGGCTTCAGCTTCAGGCAATGCCTATCTGAAAAACTTGCCGCTTACCTTCAGCCATTCGGAGTTTCAAATGAAATGGGATGGCGCAGGCAGCAAGGTTAAAGCCTCAGAGGCCAGCTCGGCTTCCGGCAATGTGTTGCTTCGGCCTGCACGCCCGGAGGAGACGCCTCTGCTCATCGCCTTCGACTGCGACGGGTTCCAGATGACTGAGGAGGACGCTGCTGAAATGTATGCGCAGCAGGAACAGGAAGCCTCCCAGGAGCATATCATCATCGAGCTTAGCGGCCAGCCCGCCGGGAAAATGCGCCTGTGGTCCGAGGACAACGAAACCTGGATCTACGGATTCACGGTGGATAAGAAGCTGCGCGGTCTCGGCATCGGCCGGAGTGCCCTGCAGCAGACAATCGAGCGTGAGCAGCGGAATTATAACGGAGTGAATCTGGAGGTTGCGCTGGATAACCCGAATGCGCTGAAGCTCTATGAGAGCTGCGGATTCGTCGTTCAGAGCCAGCAGGATTATTACACCCATCCTTTGAACAGCTAACCTGCCAACGAGTATTTCAAGAAACATACATTTCCTACAATTAAAAAGCATCCCTTCACAGTCAAATGACCCTGAAGGAGATGCTTTTCTTGTCTTCTCAAAGCCATCGTCTGCTTCTACATCAGCCCGTAGCCCCGCACCTGAGCTTCATCCCGGTCGCTGCGGCGGTTGCTGCATTTCACGCAGCCCTCCGCCTGTTCTTCCCGTTCCAGGAAGACAGACAGCAGGCGTACATAATCCAGCGATTCCTGCAGCGGCATGTCTGCTCCGTCATACAGCTGCCTGCGGCCATCCAGCAGCGAGTAGATGGCGATCGTCTCCGCCGGCTTCCCGTAAGCCTTATGGCAGAACACATTCGCCATATGCAGAAATCCGGTCATCACCTGCTGGTCAGCGTGTACCATGAATTTCTGGATATTCAGACTGCGCCCCGCCAGCTCCGAATTCCAGGCCAGCTGAAAAATCACCGCCAGCTCAATCTCAAGCTCCCGTACAGAAACATGCCACTGTTCAAACCGCATCACCGGAATCTCTCCGGTGTGACTGCCCGCGACAATCCGCATCAGCTCATCGGCCACTGCCTGCTTGACGTCCCAGTAATGCATCAGGGAAGGAAAAGCGTTGCCCTTCAGCGGCCAGCGGCGCTCCAGCAGAAACTGGACAGGCGTCTCCCGGCGTACCTCGGGCCGCAGACTGTAGAAGTCATTAAGCGTATGTCCGACTGCATATTGAACCTGCTGTCTCCAGCGGGGAAGCCCCGTAGCGGGAGCTCCGCTGCCGGTCACCTCCGCTCCGCCCAGCATAATATGCTCCATGCGGTAATCATTCAGACGTCTGTACCGGACAGCTTCAGCATCCGGCTTCGTTCCTGTGAAGTCTCCTGCCGCCGCGCCCATCCTTAAGAGACCGCCGCGCAGATCTCGATGAACTGGCGTCCATAAGTGCGGCAAGCTTCTTTCTCCGCTGCATTCGGACCGTATTCAATCTTCAGGCTGGGCTGCACAATCTCGGCCCCGCGCTCCTTCAGTTTCTCTTCAATCTGATCCACGGCCCCGCAGTAGATCTCATATCCGGTGTCTCCGCTTCCGAAGGCCGCCGCCTTACAGGAGCTTAGATCCAGCTGATCCAGCTCTTCATAGAAATCCAGGAATTCATCCGGCAGCTCGCCGTCTCCCCAGGTGTACGCACCCAGCAGTACAGCCTCATAAGCTTTTATCTCATCCGCATTGCAGTCCATGACCGATTTCAAAACGGCCTCTCCGCCTGCCGCGCGTATTCCTTCCACGATCAGTTCAGCGATTTCCTCCGTATTGCCCGTCAAGCTGGCATATGCCACTAGCACTTTAGCCATGACTTTTATCCTCCCAGGGTCCAAATGAAATGTATTCTCTATATCCGGCCTGCAGCCGGCCATGCCTTGCTGTGCTGTATTACCCTCATTCTATTTGATAATGATTATCATTGTCAATATATAAAAAAACAGCGCCACTCCAGGACATGACTTCTGCCCGGAGCTGACGCTGCTCGCTAATGTTATTGTTGATGCGAAATGTGAGGAATAATCAATATCCGCCTTCCAGCAAGGTAATTGCGTTGCCGTCGGGATCACGGAAATTCATCTCTTTACCGCCGTACTCCATGGTTGCCGGAGGCTGGCAATCCAGTCCTTTCGCCTTCAGCTGCTCGTACGTTTCGTCCAGACTGCCGCAGGAGAATACCAGATTAACGGTTCCTGTCGTAAGGTTCTCCCACTTGTCTGCATTCCATATAATGATGCCGGGCTGACTGGCGTCTATGGCAATTTTGGCCCCGCCTGCTTCTCCATAGCCCTCGAATGGAACCGGGATGCCCAGTACCTCCGAATAGAACGCTACCAGAGCTGCCGGGTCTTTACTATACAGATTGATGCCGTCAAAAGCTGTAATCATAATTGTATCCTTCCCTTCATTGCTTGTGATGTGATCGGGCTGGTCTCAGCCCTCTATCCTCATTGTACTTCTGCCTGAATAGCTTGTATTGCAAAAAAACGACATCAGCGCCGGGCATGACTCAGCGCATCCAGCGGGGTTCTGCCTGCAAATTTCTTGAAATTGTTGATCAAATGCGACTGGTGACTGTACCCGTAGGTAAAGACTATATCTTGCATTACACCCTTGGTCTGAGGAGCACGGTACAGGTCCCGCCAGACATTCTGGAAGCGGATCAGATCGGCCACCTTTTTGGGCGGAAGGCCGATATGCTGCCGGAACAGCCGTTCAAGCTGGCGGCTGCTTAGGCCGGAGCTGCTCTCCAGCGCCCCTGCCGTCATGCTGCCTCTCGATGTAAGCAGCCTGTGGACAGCGTTCATCATCCCGTCACTGCTGCGGTTTCCCCGTTCCAATCTCCGCAGAAGGAACGCTTCAGCAGCAGCGATGCGCTCAGTCATTGTACGGATATGCTGGAGCCTGTCCCCCAGCTCCTTACGGAAGGTCTGGAAATAATACTCCACCGGCACATGAACATTCAGCACCTCCGTCAGCGGCTCGTCTGCGAACAGATGAACGGCCCAGAAGTGAAACCGGATGGCGAACCGCTGTATGGACACAGGCTGAGCTGCTTGTCCTGTCTCGAACGGTGTGTCGTTAATTCCGCAAAAAACCCCGCCGGACTCCCCTGTCCGCTCATCCCATTCCCATATGATGTCCATGCAGCTGTCAGGTATGATTGTCTCCGTCAACTGCGGCTTCATGGGCAGTGCTCCTGATCCCCAGAAGCAGCGGATATACGGCTGAAGCAGCCTGCCCGGCAGATACTCGCCGCCCCCGGCCGGATTGGCCGTAATCGGATGATACAGCGCCGAAAGATTATACATCTGAGTGCAGCCTCCTTCCATTGCTGTAACCTTGTATTCAGATCATACACAATCCCTGTACGAAGCGCCAGAACGCCTCCTTTTCCGAGTGAAATGATCTGCCCTGCGTTTCCTGGTAATATTATACGCCTGCCGCTTGTTGGCTACACTGGAAATAGTCGCAAGCCTGCAACCATTTTGTTTGTAGATGCGTGCTTAAATGTTGTACAATAAAGGCTAAATGACTTTTTGAAGGATGGATTAATAATGTATATAGCCAGTGATTGGAAAGACTATGAAGTGATCGATACCGGGGGCGGGGAGAAGCTCGAACGCTGGGGCGATATTATCCTGCGCCGGCCGGACCCGCAGATCATCTGGCCGCTGGCCAGCGAGAGCGCCAAGTGGCGGGATGTGCACGGACATTATCACCGCAGCTCAGCCGGAGGCGGGCAGTGGGAGATGAAGAAGACGATACCGGAGGACTGGAAAATCAGCTACGGCAAGCTGAAGTTTCACCTCCGCCCGACGAACTTCAAGCATACCGGCCTGTTCCCGGAGCAGGCGGCCAACTGGCGCTGGATGATGGACAAGATCGCTGCGGCTAACCGGCCGATCTCCGTCCTCAACCTGTTCGCCTATACCGGCGGAGCCACTGTTGCGGCAGCAAGTGCCGGAGCATCCGTCGTGCATGTCGATGCGGCCAAAGGAATGGTGCAATGGGCCAAGGAGAATGTAGCCCTGTCCGGTCTTGCCGACAAGCCGCTCCGCTTCATTACCGATGATGTATTCAAGTTCGTCCAGCGCGAACAGCGCCGCGGCAGCAAATATGATGCAATTATTATGGACCCGCCGTCCTACGGAAGAGGGCCGGGCGGTGAAATGTGGAAGCTGGAAGCCAGTCTCTATCCGTTCCTGGAGAGCTGCATGGAGATTATGAGCGACCGTCCGCTATTCATGCTGATTAACTCCTACACGACCGGCATCTCGCCAACCGTACTGCGCAACATGCTGTCGATGACCATGGGTAAGCGCTATGGCGGCAAGCTGAATTCCGGTGAGATCGGCTTGCCGATTACAGCCTCCGGCATGAATCTGCCTTGCGGGATTCTGGGCCGCTGGGAGGCGTAAGCCATGACCGGAACGAATAACGCAGCAGCAGGAGAATCCGGCAGCAGCCCCTCGCGGTTCGAAATTTTATATGAGGACAACCATCTGCTCGGCGTTGTGAAGCCCGTGAATATTCCCGTTCAGGAGGATGCTACAGGCGACCCGGATCTGCTGACCCTGCTGAAGGAAGATGTGAAGGAACGCTACGCGAAGCCGGGTAACGTCTTCGTGGGCCTGGTTCACCGGTTGGACCGGCCTGTAGGCGGTGCAATGATTTTTGCCAAGACCTCGAAGGCGGCCTCCCGGCTATCCGAGAGTGTCCGTACCCACGCCTTCCAGAAGGTGTATCTGACGGTGGTGCATGGTCAGCCTCCTGGCGCAGAGGCCAGGCTTGAGCATACGCTGCTGAAGGACGCGAAGAGCAATACCGTCCAGGTGGTCCGCCGGGGAACACCGGGCGGTAAGGAGGCTATTCTCGATTATACGGTCATCGGCAGCGCAGAGGGGTATTCCTTGCTGAAGATTGACCTGCTGACCGGCCGCTCCCATCAGATCCGCGTACAGCTAAGCGCTATCGGCTGTCCGCTCTACGGAGATCAGAAGTACGGCGCGGCCGTGAACAGACCGGGACAGCAAATTGCATTATGGTCTGCACTCACCCGCTTCCCGCATCCGGTGACCAAAGAGGAAGTGGAGCTGCTCTCCCTGCCTCCCCGGTCCTATCCCTGGAATCTATGGACTCCACAAATTCAAAAGCAGGCTATCCTTTAACGGACAGCCTGCTTTTTTTGAAATATAATAATTCACAAGTTCACTCGATATCTTATTCTTCTATTTCCCGCTGAAGCGATTAGTGTTGTTGCTTATACGGACTGTACAGAAGCGGCGCTCTCCACCGCCGGGGTAACAGCCATCTTCCCCATGAGATAGAGCAGCAGCTGCTGGTTATGGGAGGAAATCGGGTCCAGGGCTTCGGCAAAAAAGTCACTGCGGACCTTCAGTCCGCGCAGCGTCTCCTGCTGGCCTGTCTCGGTGATGCTCACCCAGACAATTCTGCGGTCCGAGACATCGCGTTCACGGATAATCAGATTATGCTTCTCCATCCGGTCAAGCAGCATCGTCACAGCCGCCGGGCTGGTCGCCAGATGAGGAGCCAAATCAGAAGGCTTCATCGCGTCACGCTCCTGCAGCAATTCCAGTACGGTAAGCTGGGCATCAGTCAATGTAGGGGCAAGCTTGCTGTCCATATGTAACTTATAGTCTTTTAATATCTTATGCCAGATTTTACTGAATTCAGTGGAGTGCACACTTATTCCTTCCTTTCCTGCGTATCTCAAACTGGTATATTTACTTTTTCGCCAGAAAACTTCCATTTCCTTCAAGGGTTAAAAAATAAAATCTTAACTGCAACTGTTCGCCCTAAATTAAAAGCGCGGGCAGCCAGTTACTCCTGAGCTGCCCGCGCCGTTCTGAGCGGTCTATATTCTTACTTGATATTACTTTACAGCCTGAAAAAGAATGGAAATCTCGTCCTTCTTCTCGACGGCAACCAGTTGCTTGCCTGTAGAACGGCGCTCAGCAATCGGTGCTGATTCAGAGGAGAACGAATGCACAGCCCCGCTCTGGGTGATGACGGTCAGCTCCAGCGGCTGCTTGCAGTAGAATGCACCGACCAGCCTGCTGCCGTTCGGACGGACACGCTTGCCCTCCTTGAACTCGAACGTTGGCATCCCTTTGCCTCCACGGCTCTGGGAAGGATAATCCACCATCAGGGAACGCTTGGCATAGCCGATGTCCGAAATAGCCAGGATCTCACCTTCATCCTCACTGACCCAGAAGCAGGAGACGACCTCATCTCCTTCACGGAGCTGTATCCCCCTAACTCCTGTGGCCACCCGGCCCATAGGATTCACTTCATTCTCACGGAAACGGATGCTCATGCCCTCACGGGTAACGAGCACAATGTCCTTGTCGTTGCTGCTCAGGGCCACTGTAATGATCTCATCGCCTTCGGCCACCTTACAGGCGGCAACGGCTCCGGAACGGCTTGTAGAGTACTCCTTGAGCTCGGTACGCTTCACCTGGCCCTTACGGGTGATAAAGACTAGACTCGCCTGCGGGTCCTCCAGATTACCGACCGGCAGCATACTGACGACACCGTCTCCCTTCGCCAGTCCGATCACGTTCACGATGGCCGTCCCCGGCTCTTTCCATTTGAACTCCGGAATCTGGTGAACCGGAAGCAGGAAGTATTGGCCCTTCCGGGTGAAGACTAGCAGGCTCTCCCGGGTATTTAAATCCAGCAGCTTGACGATATGATCGCCTTCCTTGACGCCTGAAGAGTGACGCTCCCCGCCCGAGCGGGTGAAGGACAACATGCCGGTCCGCTTGATATAGCCGTCAGCAGAGAGTGCAACCAGTACATCCTCCGCATTCACCAGCACCTCCATGTTGACCTTAAGCTCCTCCACCTCTCCTTGAATCAGGGAACGGCGGTCGATTCCGTATTTGTCACGGATCTCCAGCAGCTCCTTGCGGATGACGGTAATCAGCTTCTTGTCGCTGTCCAGAATCCCCTGCAGAACAGCAATCCGGGCCATCATCTCATCCAGCTCCTTCTGAAGGGAGTGAATCTCAAGATTGGTCAAGCGGTAGAGCTGCAAGGTAAGGATAGAATCAGCCTGTCGTTCGCTGAAGCCGAACATCCATACCAGATTATTCTGGGCATCCTGACGGTTCTTCGAGGCCTTGATGGCAGCGATCACTTCATCCAGAATGTTCAGCGCCTTGACCAGTCCCTCCAGGACATGGGCACGGTCCTCCGCCCGTTCCAGATCGAACCGGGTACGGTTGCTGACCACTTCACGCTGATGAGCAATGTAGGCTTCAAGAATTGCTTTGAGTCCCAGCTGCTGCGGAGCCTTGTTGACGATGGCCACCATGTTGAAGTTGTAGGTGATTTGCAGGTCGGTTTTTTTGAGCAGGTAGGCTAAGACGCCCTGGGCATCCGCCTCCTTCTTCAGCTCCACCACAATGCGCAGGCCCTCACGGCCGCTCTCATCGCGGACCTCGGCGATCCCTTCGATCTTTTTCTCCAGACGGATGTTCTCCATGGCAGTCACGAGCCGCGACTTCACGATCTGAAAAGGCACCTCGGTAATCACGATCTGCTGCTTGCCGCCGCGCAGGTTCTCAATCTCCGTCTTGGAACGCAGATAGATACGGCCTTTGCCGGTTCGGTAAGCATCCATAATGCCGTCTCCGCCCATAATGGTTCCGCCTGTCGGGAAATCCGGCCCCTTGATGAAGGTCATGATATCCTCCAGGGCAATATCCGGCTTCTGCATCACAGCGATACAGGCGTCAATCACTTCCCGCAGGTTATGCGGCGGAATCTCGGTGGCGAATCCGGCAGAAATTCCGCTTGTCCCGTTCACCAGCAGATTCGGATAACGGGAGGGAACGACCACCGGCTCCTTGGCCGTATTATCGAAGTTGTCCTTGAAAAGAACGGTGCGCTTCTCAATATCGCGCATCATCTCCAAGGCAATCGGAGAAAGGCGGGCTTCGGTATAACGCATAGCCGCTGCCGGATCATCATCCATGGAACCCCAGTTGCCGTGTCCGTCCACCAGCACATGCCCCATCTTCCAAGGCTGTGCCATCCGCACCATCCCGTCGTAGATCGAGGAATCCCCGTGGGGATGGTAGTTACCCATGACATCACCGACGGTTTTGGCCGACTTGCGGTAGGGCTTATCCGGCGTATTGCCGGAATCGTACATGGCATACAGAATCCGGCGCTGCACGGGCTTCAGCCCGTCGCGTACATCCGGAATCGCCCGGTCCTGAATGATATATTTGGAATACCGGCCAAACCGGTCACCCACGACCTCTTCCAGAAAAGCCGGCAAAAATTGCTCTGATAAACTGCTCATTCTCTAATCACCTTCTGTTCCTCATTCTGTCCACGTTTTTAAAGATTGATGATCTGGCCGCTGCGCGCCTGAGATTCTCAATTCATTAGAACAAAATCGTAAATCGGATAGAAGGGATGACCGTAACTGCGGTGAGTTTTGGACTTTCGGCCGCTGTTGTCCCCAGATTTCTTGATTTAAAACCGCTGATCGCGGTAGAAATCCGGAGACAAAGGCGGTCGCTACCGCTCCTGCAGTTCCAAAATCCCCTCCGTTACTTCCCCTTCTATAATTTTTCACAATTTCAGTTCCAAACCCATTGAGAAAACATTCGCTATCGCTTAAACCGATCATCAAAAAATTAAAAACCGCGGAAGTAATCGTCACTTCCCATTACTCTTACTCCTACTCCACTATTTCGGTGAAGTCGACGTTCTCGACAATCCAGCGCTTGCGCGGATCGACTTTATCACCCATCAGGGTGGAGACGCGGCGCTCCGCCTTGGCGGCATCCTCAATCTGCACCTGCAGCAGCGTACGCGATTCGGGATTCATTGTGGTCTCCCACAGCTGGTCCGGGTTCATCTCACCCAGTCCCTTGTACCGCTGCAGCTCGAAGTTCTTGCCGAATTCCTTCAGATAATTCTGTAATTCCTCGTCGCTCCAGGCATAGCGGATAGTCTCCAGCTTACCCGATTTGCGCGTCAGCTTATACAGCGGCGGCTGAGCGATATAGACCTTGCCGGCATCGATCAGAGGCTTCATGTAGCGGTAGAAGAAGGTCAGCAGCAGCACCTGGATATGCGCTCCGTCCGTGTCGGCATCGGTCATAATGATAATCTTGGAATAATTGCTGTCCTCCACGGCAAAATCCGGCCCGATCCCCGCGCCGATTGCCGAAATAATCGCCTTGTATTCATCGTTCTTCAGGATGTCCAGCAGCTTGGCCTTCTCCGGGTTCATCGGCTTGCCCTTCAGCGGCAGAATAGCCTGAATCTTGGAATCCCGGCCCTGCTTCGCGGAGCCTCCGGCCGAATCGCCCTCCACGATGAAGATCTCGGTACGTGTAACGTCCTTGGACTGTGCAGGCGACAGCTTGCCGCCCAGGTTCGAGCTTTCGCTGCGTTTCTTGCCGCTGCGGATCTCATCACGGGCCTTACGGGCCGCTTCACGGGCCTTGGAGGCCTGAATCGATTTCTTCAGCAGACTCTGCGCGACCTGGGGATTCTCTTCCAGGAAGCGGGCCATTTTCTCCGAGACAATGAAGTCCACGGCGCTGCGGGCAGAAGCACTTCCCAGCTGATCCTTCGTCTGTCCGACAAATTCCACATCCGACATCTTGATGCTGATGACCGCCATCATGCCTTCGCGCAGATCATTGCCCTCCAGA
This genomic interval from Paenibacillus sp. FSL H8-0332 contains the following:
- a CDS encoding GNAT family N-acetyltransferase, which codes for MIKADLLKQIEELQQRCEQYEGISLKLNWDMLRHPGEAGGAEWLLAYEGELLTGFIGLYGIGGDMEVCGMVRPGYRRRGIFSGLWKQAETIIRQDKVKTLLLNTPAASASGNAYLKNLPLTFSHSEFQMKWDGAGSKVKASEASSASGNVLLRPARPEETPLLIAFDCDGFQMTEEDAAEMYAQQEQEASQEHIIIELSGQPAGKMRLWSEDNETWIYGFTVDKKLRGLGIGRSALQQTIEREQRNYNGVNLEVALDNPNALKLYESCGFVVQSQQDYYTHPLNS
- a CDS encoding flavodoxin, which gives rise to MAKVLVAYASLTGNTEEIAELIVEGIRAAGGEAVLKSVMDCNADEIKAYEAVLLGAYTWGDGELPDEFLDFYEELDQLDLSSCKAAAFGSGDTGYEIYCGAVDQIEEKLKERGAEIVQPSLKIEYGPNAAEKEACRTYGRQFIEICAAVS
- a CDS encoding VOC family protein, with the translated sequence MITAFDGINLYSKDPAALVAFYSEVLGIPVPFEGYGEAGGAKIAIDASQPGIIIWNADKWENLTTGTVNLVFSCGSLDETYEQLKAKGLDCQPPATMEYGGKEMNFRDPDGNAITLLEGGY
- a CDS encoding helix-turn-helix domain-containing protein — its product is MYNLSALYHPITANPAGGGEYLPGRLLQPYIRCFWGSGALPMKPQLTETIIPDSCMDIIWEWDERTGESGGVFCGINDTPFETGQAAQPVSIQRFAIRFHFWAVHLFADEPLTEVLNVHVPVEYYFQTFRKELGDRLQHIRTMTERIAAAEAFLLRRLERGNRSSDGMMNAVHRLLTSRGSMTAGALESSSGLSSRQLERLFRQHIGLPPKKVADLIRFQNVWRDLYRAPQTKGVMQDIVFTYGYSHQSHLINNFKKFAGRTPLDALSHARR
- a CDS encoding class I SAM-dependent methyltransferase, whose protein sequence is MYIASDWKDYEVIDTGGGEKLERWGDIILRRPDPQIIWPLASESAKWRDVHGHYHRSSAGGGQWEMKKTIPEDWKISYGKLKFHLRPTNFKHTGLFPEQAANWRWMMDKIAAANRPISVLNLFAYTGGATVAAASAGASVVHVDAAKGMVQWAKENVALSGLADKPLRFITDDVFKFVQREQRRGSKYDAIIMDPPSYGRGPGGEMWKLEASLYPFLESCMEIMSDRPLFMLINSYTTGISPTVLRNMLSMTMGKRYGGKLNSGEIGLPITASGMNLPCGILGRWEA
- a CDS encoding RluA family pseudouridine synthase produces the protein MTGTNNAAAGESGSSPSRFEILYEDNHLLGVVKPVNIPVQEDATGDPDLLTLLKEDVKERYAKPGNVFVGLVHRLDRPVGGAMIFAKTSKAASRLSESVRTHAFQKVYLTVVHGQPPGAEARLEHTLLKDAKSNTVQVVRRGTPGGKEAILDYTVIGSAEGYSLLKIDLLTGRSHQIRVQLSAIGCPLYGDQKYGAAVNRPGQQIALWSALTRFPHPVTKEEVELLSLPPRSYPWNLWTPQIQKQAIL
- a CDS encoding MarR family transcriptional regulator, which codes for MHSTEFSKIWHKILKDYKLHMDSKLAPTLTDAQLTVLELLQERDAMKPSDLAPHLATSPAAVTMLLDRMEKHNLIIRERDVSDRRIVWVSITETGQQETLRGLKVRSDFFAEALDPISSHNQQLLLYLMGKMAVTPAVESAASVQSV
- the gyrA gene encoding DNA gyrase subunit A, producing the protein MSSLSEQFLPAFLEEVVGDRFGRYSKYIIQDRAIPDVRDGLKPVQRRILYAMYDSGNTPDKPYRKSAKTVGDVMGNYHPHGDSSIYDGMVRMAQPWKMGHVLVDGHGNWGSMDDDPAAAMRYTEARLSPIALEMMRDIEKRTVLFKDNFDNTAKEPVVVPSRYPNLLVNGTSGISAGFATEIPPHNLREVIDACIAVMQKPDIALEDIMTFIKGPDFPTGGTIMGGDGIMDAYRTGKGRIYLRSKTEIENLRGGKQQIVITEVPFQIVKSRLVTAMENIRLEKKIEGIAEVRDESGREGLRIVVELKKEADAQGVLAYLLKKTDLQITYNFNMVAIVNKAPQQLGLKAILEAYIAHQREVVSNRTRFDLERAEDRAHVLEGLVKALNILDEVIAAIKASKNRQDAQNNLVWMFGFSERQADSILTLQLYRLTNLEIHSLQKELDEMMARIAVLQGILDSDKKLITVIRKELLEIRDKYGIDRRSLIQGEVEELKVNMEVLVNAEDVLVALSADGYIKRTGMLSFTRSGGERHSSGVKEGDHIVKLLDLNTRESLLVFTRKGQYFLLPVHQIPEFKWKEPGTAIVNVIGLAKGDGVVSMLPVGNLEDPQASLVFITRKGQVKRTELKEYSTSRSGAVAACKVAEGDEIITVALSSNDKDIVLVTREGMSIRFRENEVNPMGRVATGVRGIQLREGDEVVSCFWVSEDEGEILAISDIGYAKRSLMVDYPSQSRGGKGMPTFEFKEGKRVRPNGSRLVGAFYCKQPLELTVITQSGAVHSFSSESAPIAERRSTGKQLVAVEKKDEISILFQAVK